Genomic segment of uncultured Desulfobacter sp.:
TCTGAACTTTGATATATAACAACCGTGGGCCGGTATGGCCGATCAACATTGAGAGATAATTCAAAACAAAAGTTGATAGATCTGTACAGGTTGCACGTAACTTTGCACAGCGTAATGTCAAAAGGTAAAAAATGAAAAAATTTCAACTCTGGGTTCAAATGTCTGTTTGTCTGATTTTAGGATTTGCCGTCCAAGGGCATTGCGAACCGTCATACACCTTGAAACAATTGTGCAAAGTCGCCAATGACAATGCCGAAACCATCCACATTGCCAGAGAACAGACGTACATTGCAGAGCAGGACAAAAAACGGGCTCAATCCGTGCTCATACCTACAGCAAGTTTATACGGCAGTTACCTGAATTATAAAAATGACGATTCTTACACCCCGGATGTCAATACCCTGGGCGCTAAACTGACCCAGTCATTTACCCTGAACGGCAAGGAATTGATTGCCTATGATGTCAGTAAAAAAAACATTGAAAAGGCAAAATTCTCAGAACAGGCCATTCGAAGCGATTATATATTCCAGGTGGCCCAGGCCTATATCCAGGCCTTAAATCTAAAACGCCTGGTGACCGTGGCGGATGCCGAAGTTCAACGGCTGAACACATACAGGGATTCGGTGAATGAAAAGCTCTCGGTGGGCAGTGTGACAAAGACGGCCCTGTACCGGGCCCAGGCGGAATTGTCTAAGGCAAAAACCAATCAGATTGTGGCGGGCAATAATGTTCAGACTGCCAAGGCCAATATCGTTCGACTCACAGGCATTGAAGATACGTTCTCTATTCCGTCCGGGGACACCAAAGCGGTAGATAATTTTTCCATCACCTTTGATGAGATAAAGGCCCAGGCCCTTGAAGAGCGCTATGAAATCAAAAAGGCCGCAAAGGACGTTGAGATTGCCCGGCGGACCATTGTCTATGAAAAGGGAGAATACTGGCCGCGCATTGAACTGGAAGGTGGCTACCGGGAAAAAGATATCGACTATGATACTGAAAATAGCACCCGGGACGGATATGATACCGAAGAGGCATATGTCCAGGCCCAGCTCGTATTTACCTTATATGACGGCGGTTTGCGCAGGGCCCAGGTTCACCAGGCGGCGGCCAGGCTGCGCCAGGCAGAACAGTCTTTGTCCGATGAAAAAAAGGCGGTGATTCTTGAATCAAAGCAGTCTTTTCTGGAATTTAACACCGCGAAATCCACCCTGATTAACCTTGCCGATGAAGTCAAATCCGCCGAGGAAAATTTTAATGCCGTTCAGATGCAGTTCAAATACGGCATGGCCGACAGCATTGATATCATGGACGCCAATACCTTGCTGGTGGATGCCCAGCGGCGAATCTCCAACGCACGTTCCTCCTTTTATCTGTCCATTTTGAAAATTATTTACACCCAGGGAAAAATCCTGGATTATTTTTTAACGGAAGAATAAAATGAATGTTAATTCAAATATACAAAATAAAATAGATGCGGTTTAAAGACTAATATTAAGGTATTGTTAGGGTAATCCCCTGGCGGAATCGACATGAATATCCAATGTTCTCAACATCTAAGCTTGACTAACACCTGCTACCCGCTTATCCTTCACAAAATTTGATGGCGTCGTAAAAAGGCTTTCGCCTATTGTGTTGAGGTACATCACCTGAGCCTCGGCACACCATTCGGGCAAAATATTTAGACCGTCATCGGTTGGATTTTTTTTAATGAAAAGGAGCACAAACTATGTACGAAATCATCGCCAATCCCCAGGAGTATCAGATTGATCACCTGATTAACGGCACGGACAATGCAGATATCGAACTGACAAGGGAAGAACGGGACAAGTGGGCAAAGCAGATTGTTCAATTCAGCGACCGGTTGTCCGGGTTTGCCCAAAAAGCAGACATGTTTTCGTCACTTCTTGCGTCGGAAGAAAAAATCGCGGCCACCCCAGCCTCATTAAAAACACTGAAAATTCAGCTTTTCATGATTAACGACGCCCTGAATTCAGCATTGGGTATCGCCGACATGATGGAAAACGATATGATCAAAACGCCCCAGGGTGTATAATAAGACTTCAAGATCGTTCGCAACATCCCAAGCACCATATTCGGTTAAAACATGGTGCTTGGGATGTTTTTATCCAAGGACATGTTTATCCAGCACAAAACAGGAAAACTCTCCTTTAAAAACCGCCTCATCCCCGCGTTGAACCGTAACAGAGACCATCTGCTTTTTACCAGGCTCTGACGTAACTTCAGCCTGGGCATAGACGGATTCACCGACTTTCACAGGCTTTAAGAATTTTACATCGGCCCCGCCAAGCACAACATTGGGGTGATTGACCGCAAGCATAGCCGCATAGTCGGCAAGTCCAAAAATAAATCCGCCATGCACCAGACCTGATTCATCGGCCGCCATTCGGGATGTGGTCGTTAATTCCACCCGGCTTTTCCCGTTTTCCACCATAACCGGCATTCCGCACAATTCATTGTCGATTGATTGATGGGTATCTATATTCATAAATATTTCTCCTTTTTTTACTCATGATTTCGCATACTACAGGCCAAGTTCGGCGATAATCTGCAATGCCGCAGCTTTTGGATCATATTTTTCCGTGTCAATGGATATTCCGGCAAGTGCCTGGTACAACGGATTTCTGATTTCAAGCATATTTTGTGTTTCAAGGGCAAGGCTGTCCCGGGTCAAATCCGGTCTTCGCTCGGTATTGATCGCATCATTGCGAATCCTCTCCGTCAAAACGGATGCCGGGGCATAAAGATAGACAACCGTACCCTTTTCTTTTAAAAACAGTCTGTTTTCCTCTGCCAGGATGATCCCGCCCCCCGTGGCAACAACAGGCGCGTCTTGCAACTCCAGATTCATGAGGGTTTCAGTCTCTTTAGCCCTGAAATAGGACCAGTCGTGCCGTTCCACCATCTGTGCAATGGTCGTCTCGTAAGTTGATTCCAACACCAGATCCGTATCCAGAAACCTTTTGTTTAAAAGTTCGGCAAGATACTTTCCTGTGCTGGTTTTGCCGGTACACCGGTATCCGATAAAAAAAATGGGACCCATGGCCTCTCCTTTTTTATAGGGATTCAAAAAGCTGCCAGAATGTGGGGAATGACTTTTCCACGCACACGGGATTCTCAATTTTCATACCGTCCACCCGCAGACCTGCAACCGCAAAGGCCATGGCAATGCGATGGTCGTTAAAAGTTTCAATCTCTGCCCCATGGGGTGTGCCGCCGGTAATTTCCATGAAATCCGGTCCCTGGACAGCCTTAATTCCCATTTTGGCCAACTGAGAACACACCGCATCAATACGGTCACACTCTTTAACCCGAAGATGGGCAATATTGGTAATCCGGGTGGTGCCTTGGGCAAAAGCAGCTGTCACAGCCACGGCCGGCACGGCATCAGGCGTATCGGACATATCCACATCCACCGCGTGCAAAGCATCCCCTTTGACCCGCAATACCCGGCCGTCATGTTTTACCGTACATCCCATCTTTTCAAATATATACGCCTGTTTCAAATCCCCCTGCAACGACGATGTACCGATATTGTCCACGCCGATATCCGCACCGGTTATCGCACCGGCTTCCCAGAAATACCCGGCATTGGAAAGATCAGGCTCCACGGATTTGGTGCCGGCCGTGTAGGTCTGGGCACCCGGGACCTCATAACAGGTGTCGGAAACCTGAAAGGCATTGACCCCAAACTGATTCATCACATCCAAAGTTAAATCAATATAAGGTTGGGACACGGCAGGCCCGGTCAGATCAATCACCAGCCCCTGGTCAAAAAAGGCGCCTGCCATGAGCAGTGCCGACAGGTACTGGCTTGACCGGGAGCAGTCAAGAAGAGTTCGCCCTCCGGTCCGGTCCCCGCCGTGAATCACCACCGGCGGCGTGCCTTCACTATTTTGTGAAGCGGCACGGATTCGAATCCGGCCAAGGGCATCCAACAATTCTCCCATGGGGCGGTGGCACATGCGCTCATCCCCGGTCAAGGTATATGGACTGCTGCCAAGGGCGGCAATCCCTGCCAAAAGACGCATGGAGGTACCGGAATTACCCAGGTGGATGGGATCAGGCCAGGGCCTTGGCCGTCCGCCAAATCCTGTAATCGACAGACCGCCGTTTTCTCTGCTTTCAATTTGCGCCCCCATGCACACCAGGGTTTTGCGGGTAAGCGAAATATCCTGGCTGTCCAGCACATTATAAATATCGGATGTACCGTCGGCCAGGGCGGCGCAGATCAGCATCCGGTGTGAAATGCTCTTGGAGCCTGGGATTTGGACCACCTGGTCCTGGATCTTTCTGGGAACTACCAGCTTCATAGCCATCTCCTTTAGTTGTTGATAACGATATTCCGCATCAGATCAGTATCAGGGAATATACCTGTCCATAATTCAAACTGGGCGGCAGCCTGGGCAATAAACATGGACAGGCCGTCGATGGTGGTGCATCCTTTTTGTTCCGCCGTTTCAAGCAGGCGGGTCTTCAACGGGGTGTACACCACATCCATGACCACCATGCCGGCGGTTAATAGTTCCTGCGGAAAACTTATTTTGTCCGCCTGGGGTGTCATACCGATGCTTGTGGTGTTAATGACCACATCCGCCCGGATGTTTGCCATCTCATCGGCACTGACGAACCGTGCGTTGACCGATTCGGCCAGAGCTTGTCCCTTTGTTTCCGTTCGATTGGTGATGATGATATCCCCATTTTGGGCGGCAATACCATGGGCAACCGCCCGGGCCGCGCCGCCCGCCCCCACAATGCAGACGGTTTTCCCTGGAATACCAAAGGGAATAAGGGGAGCAACAGCGGCCTGACAATCGGTATTATAGCCTTTTAATACGCCGTCATCATTAACAATGGTGTTTACGGCACCAATGGCCCGGGCTGTGGGATCGATCCAGTCAAGATGCGCCATGATGGATTCTTTGAAAGGAATGGTCACAGAAGCCCCCTGGATATCCAGGGTGCGAACGGCCTGTACGGCACCGGCTGCATCCTGCACTTCAAAAGCAAGATAAACAGCATTGATCTGCTTATTTTTAAACGCTGCATTATGGATCACAGGACCTTTAGAATGCCGTGCAGGATTGCCGAATACACAATATAACCGGGTGTCCGCATCAATCATTCTAATGTCTCCTGTTTTTCAAAAATCGGGTATGATCCCAATACCTTTAAGTAAAGCGCCTGGCTTCGAATCTGCTCAATGGTTTGAAATACGATTTCGTCCTGGATGTGCCCTTCAATATCCATAAAAAAATGATAGCTCCAGTTATAATGGCGGGTAGGCCGGGATTCCAGTTTAACCATATTCAGACCGGATCGATTAACCGGTGAAAGCGCCCTAAAAAGTGCACCCGGCGTATGGTTCGTGGCAAACATGATGGATGTTTTATCATTCCCTGTTCTTGCCGGACGATCTCCGCCGACCACAAGAAACCGGGTAATATTGCCGGCACGGTCCTGTATTTTTGATGCCACCGGCAAAAGGTTATAAAAATGAGCGGCCTTGCCCGAAGCAATGGCGGCAATCTGTTCATCCTTAGAGGCCAGCAGCGCCGCATTGGATGTGGACGTGGTCTCCATGACTATGGCATGGGGCAGATGTTTCTTCAACCAATTTTTGCACTGGGCAATGGCCTGGGGATGTGAGTAAACGGTTTTCACATCCTTAAGATCCCCTGAGATGGATAACAGATCGTGGGAAACGGGCTCATAATGCTCTGCCGTAATTTCAATATCAAATTCAGCGAACAGATCAAGGGTGGAATTGACAGCCCCTTCAATGGAGTTTTCAACGGGAACAATGCCGAAATGCAGATCTTTTCGTTCAAGATTATTGAAAATATCAAAAAAACCGGGCTGTTCTACAAATTGTCCGCAGTGGTTGAAATAATGAAGTGCCGCAATATGGGAATGACTGGCCACGGGGCCTAAAAAACCAATGGTCCTGGGCCTCTGGATTTCTCGTGTTGCCGTGATGATAACGTTGAAAAGATACTGGATCAGGCTTTCGTCCGCAGGACCGGGATTCAGCTTAAAAAGCCGTTCGATCACCATGCGTTCCCGGGTGCGGTCCAGCACCTGACTGCCCTCTTGCTTTTTGATCTCCCCGACTTTTTTACCAATCTCAAGGCGTTGATTGATCAATTCAAGAATTTGCACATCAATGCGGTCAATCTCATCACGAAGCGGCGACAGTGCAGAGGTGCTGTCACCTTTCTGCTTTTGCTTATCTTGATTTTGGGTCTCACGGTCTGTCATGTTAATTTCCTTTTTATAATCAGCTAAAAATAAAAAAAACCGCCTCAGGCCTTGCCTGCTGCGGTTTTTGTGATTTTAGTTATATTTATGGAAAAATCAGTAGTCCACAGGCAGGCTGTCCTTTCTATAAAATCGAGTGCTAAAATAAAAATTTTTGCTGAAGCTAAAAATCATCGAACTATATTTTCCCTTTAAAAGCAGTCTGTGCAGGCAACACAAAATTTTTTAACTGTCGTTGTAACCCAAGCCTGAATGTTGCTAAACCCAATCGGTCCATGGTTGTCATATATTTTGTTGGAACTCTATACGCCCGGCCTGGTTCTGTCAATAATATTTCAATATACAATGATTATCAGGCCTCGTCGGCCGGTTTAATAATAAACGATTGAATCCGGTTACCGTCCATGTCTTTTACGGTAAAGGTCCAGTTATTCATACGGACGGACTCCCCGGGGTTGGGAATACGCTCAACAAGTTCCAGGAAAAATCCCGAAACCGTATCGTAATTGACCGATTCCGGAATACCCAGATTCAGCTCTTTGTTGACGTGGTAGATATCTGTTTTTCCCGCTACCAGCCATTTATTCCCTTTAATCTGGACAATGTCCGGTGTATTTTTATCCGATTCGTCGGCAATTTCACCAAAAATTTCTTCAACCACATCCTCAAGGGTTACGATGCCGGACACACCGCCGTACTCATCAACCACAACCGCCATATGACTCTTTTTTGCCTTAAAGGCTTTGAGCAGTGAATCCAATTTTTTTGATTCGGGGATAAAATACGGCTTTTTCATAATCGATTTGACATCAAGACCTTCCGGGGGGGTCTTGCACCCATTTTTTTCCAGGTATTTGGAAAACAGATCCTTGATATGCAAAATGCCGACAATGTTATCAATGGTATCTTCAATCACCGGGATACGTGAAAATCCTGTTTTTAAAACCTTTGGAATGTCCAGACCTTCGGCGGCATCCACCACAAACATGTCGGCTCGGGGTGTCATAATTTCCGAGCAATAGGTGTCGTCAAACTCAAAGATATTGGTGATGTATTCCATCTCTTCTTCTTTGATCTCCCCTTCTCCTTCCACCACTTCCACCATGGTCATCAACTCATCCTCGGTGACGGTATCCTGGGAATTATCTATCATGCCGTGCAGTTTAGGTATGAAGTTAAGCACGAAAATCAAAGGCCATAGAATTTTGGACAACCAGTACACGGGATATATGACGGCCCTTGCGACCACCACATTGTTATGGTTGGCAAAGGATTTTGGAAAAATTTCCCCGAACACAAGAATCAGAAGCGTCATGGTACCGGTGGCAATCCCCACGGCATTGGACTCAAATTGGGAGATGGCAAGGGAAGTGGCAAGAGAAGATGCGCCGATATTGACCAGGTTATTTCCGATGAGAATGGTGGTCAAAAGGGTGTGGGAGTCTTCCTTCATCTCCAGGATAAGCCGGCCTGAATTTGAACCGTCTTTAGAAATATGAAAGGCTTTGACCCGTGAGATGGAAAAAAGCGCTGTTTCGGACATGGAAAAAAAACCGGATAAAAAAAGACAGATACACAACAAGGTCACTTCAATAGTCATAACCTGCAATATTTCCTAATAATTTATTATCTTATAAGATGGATAATTTAATCGTTTTTGTCTGAATATGTCAAACAACGTTTTTTAAGGCCTCATTTTTGTGGATCAGGTTAAGTACAATGGCTGCGGTACGTTTTGGGGCACCCGGCAGCCCTAATCGCCTGCGGACTTGATGAAGCTGCTGTTTATGATGTTCAAGTTCAGGCAGCATGGATGATACGGTTTCACTGATGGTTTCGGCATTGGCATTGTCCTGGATCAGCTCTGGCATCACCTGGCTTCCGACGATCAGATTGGCAAGCCCGATGTATTTGGCCTTCACAAGCAGTCGTGCAAGCCGGTAGGCCACACCGGACATTTTATATATAATGACCGTGGGCACAAGATTTAACGCCGCTTCCAGCGTGACAGTGCCCGATGCGGCAATCAAAAGGTCAGCCCGGTCAAAAATCTGTTTTGGCCGGCCTGTTATAATCCGGAACAAATCACTGCTTGGGTGGTCAGAAACAATTTGTCTGATGCGATTTTCATGCTGGGTAATGCCCGAGGAAACCAAAAATCTCAAACGAAGATCTCTTTTGGCAAGCATGGCGGCGGAATCCAGCATCACAGGAAGCAGTTTATCAATTTCAGCAGACCGGGATCCCGGAAGCAGTCCGATCACCATATCATTCGCCTGCGCTTCTTTATTAGGCGTATTTAAGGTCGGCAGACTTGGGGGGTATTCATCCACCAGGGGATTTCCCACATAGGTGGAACAAATTTTTCTGGATTTATAAATGGGAATTTCAAAGGGGAAAATCAGAGCTACGTGGTCGATAACCGTTGCAATGGTGTCCAGGCGCTTGGCATTCCAGGCCCAGACCTTTGGCGCGATATAATAACAGATGGGAATATTATAATGCTGTTTGATAAAGCCTGCGGTTTTCAGATTAAAGCCCGGGTAATCAATGAGCACAACCGCATCAGGCGGATCTGTTTTTAATCGTCGCTTAACCAGACAAAAGGCCTGTTTGATGGTGCCCAACTGCCGGATCACCTGCACAAGCCCCATGGCAGACAGCTTATCTATGGGGAAAAAAATGTCTGCGCCCTGATCGGCCATGGCTTTACCACCGATTCCGCTGATCCGGATACCGGGGCAAAGTTGTTTTAGAGACCCCACCAGGGCGCCACCGTGGAAATCACCGGAGGGTTCACCGGCAAGGATCATGACATGCCGGGGCCGTTCAGTCATGGATCTCATCCCCACTCACAGCGGTGATGCAGATATTGTATTGGTTTGCCAGGGCGATCATTTTTTCACGGTCAAAGGAGAGTGACTTGCCCGCTTCAAGCACCAGCACAGTTACCCCTGATCGGTGCATGGTTTCAATGGTGGTACATCCGGATGACGGCAGATCAAATCGTAAATCCTGGTTGGGTTTGGATAATTTAACCACCGTGGCACCGTTGCCCCGGCTCAGGCGCCCGCCCCGTTCTATGGTGGCATCGGTGCCGTCAATGGCTTCCACGGCAAGCACTGTCCCATTGGAAATAACCAAGCATTGGCCTATATCAAGACGGCCGACGGCCTTGGCAAGCTTCCAGCCCTGCTGGATATCTTTTTTTTCCGCTTTGTCGGGCTTGCGTTTTGTCCAGCATCCTTGGGGGCTGATCAGTTCAGGTAAAAGAAAGGTGGAGGGCACCAGGGTAATGCCGTGCTTTTCCAAAAGATCCGCAAAGGAGGAAAGGACATTGTCATCGTGGGTGCCTGCGGTTTTAGCAATAAAGGCAAGGGCTTTAAAATCCGGCCTGATATCTTTAAAAATATTGGCCTTGCTGATGGAACCCATGAGAAGTGCCCGGGTGACACCATGGGATTTAAAATAACGAATCAGTTTGTTCAGCTGGCCAAGATAGAGCCATTCAAACCGGTGGGTCTGTTGGGCAAGTTCGGGGTCGGTTTCACTGCGGAACCCGACCCCAATTACTTTATAGCCGTTTGCACGCGCTTTTTGGGTGAAAAGCAGCGGAAACTGTCCGCCGCCGGCAATCAGGCCGATGTTGGAAGCGCAACTATTGCCTTCGGAATCGTTCATGAATGCTAACGTGTCACCCCGCGATTGGAATTTTTTATAAATTCAGAAAAGCTGACAACCTCAGGAAGCTGTTCAACTTCTGCTTTGGTTCTTTCCACGGCCTGGGTCACGGTCAAACCGATCCGGAAAAATATCCGGTAGGCTTTTTTTAACTGGCGAAGGGTCGACGCTTCAAAATTATGGCGCTTTAGGCCGACATTATTCAGGCCGTGTAACGTGGCCCTGTCGCCTGCGGCAATGACAAAGGGCGGGATATCTTTTACCACGGCGGATTTGCCGCCGATATAGGCATAGTCTCCGATTTTCACAAATTGGTGAATGGCCACAAGGCCGCCCACCGTAGCATAATCTCCGATTTCAATGTGCCCGGCCAACGTTGAGTTATTGGCAAGAATCACACCTTTACCGGTTTTACAGTCATGGGCAATGTGGGTATATGCCATCAGATAATTTTCTTCACCCACCGCGGTCAAACCGCCGCCAAACCCTGTCCCCCTGTTGATCGTGACAAATTCACGGATAATGGATCCCCGACCTATGGTCAGATAGGTGGTCTCGCCGTGAAATTTAAGGTCCTGGGGGGCACCGCCAATGGAGGCATACTGAAAAATATTACAGTCCGGACCGATGGTGACATGTTCATCAATGGTGCAATAAGGGCCAATGGTTGTACCGGCACCGATGGTCACATCGCCTTTAACAATGGAATACGGGCCAATGGTGACATTTTCTTCTATTTTGGCGGATGAATCGATAATTGCCGTTGGATGAATGGGTTGAATGGGTGGTTGGGTCATGATTTCTCCGTCCGGTTGCTTTCCAGATTTTTTAATCGTTTTTCAAGGGAAAGCAACTGTGTTCTTAAACTGGGTAGCCGGGGTATGATGCGGGCCACTTTCAGCCAAATGTTATGGGGCATATGGGGGATGCCTGAAACAATCTGGCCCGGGGCAACATTTGCGCTGACACCGGCATAGGGACCGACAATTGCCCCGTCACCGATTTCAAGATGACCGGAGACCCCCGCTTTGCCTGCAATGATGACGTTTTTGCCGATGGTGGTGCTGCCGGCAATACCCACCTGGGCCACCACCAGTGTATTATCCCCGATTTTAACATTGTGGGCAATATGGACCTGGTTGTCCGTTTTCACGCCGTTTCCGATGCGTGTTATGCCCAAGGTTCCTCTGTCAATGGTATTGCAGGCGCCGATTTCACAGCCGTCACCAATATGGACGTACCCTGTATGTACCAGCTTGGCATGGGCTTCACCATCCTGAACAAATCCGAATCCATCAGAGCCGATGACACTATTGGGATGGATAATGGACTGTTTGCCAATCTGTGTTTTATCTACGATGGTGACATTCGGGCTGATCCGGCAGGCGTCATTGATCCGGCACTGTTTGCCGATCACCGTATTGGCCATGATATGGACACCGCTGCCGATGATACATCCCGGCCCGATGCTGACATGGGCGTCAATGCGTGTGCCGTCCCCAATAACACAATCATCTGCAATAACAGCAGAGGGGTGAATAAATGCATTCAGCGACTCTGCCGGCATGAGGTGCTCAACGACTTTAAAAAAAGCAAGTTTAGGATTATCCGTGCAAAGCAGCGTTATACCTGACACCGCAGGGGCTTCATTAGGTACAATGATAATACCGGCGTTTGTTTCATCCAGTCGGGAAAAAAAGGAGTGGTCCACTGCAAAAGTCAGATCCTTAGGTCCGGCATCATCAAAGGAAGAGACCCCGGAAATGGCTTTGCCCGGATCTCCGTAGACCCGGGCATTGACCATAGCAGCAATTTGGTCTGCAGTAAGCATAAATTACTTTTTCTTCGCGTATGTTGAATTGTACTTTTTAATTATCTCGTCGGTAAGATCCACCTTGTCTGCAGCATAGATGACACCGGCGACTTTTTGCTCAATAATCAATGTATATCCCTGGGCCTTGCCCAATTCGTTGGCGATATCAAAGACATCTTTTTGGATTTGGTTCATCCGCTTGTTTTGCAGAATCTTCATCTCCTGGGTATAATCAGCATTCATTTTTTTCAGGTCATCTGCCTTGTCCCGCAATTCCCTTTGACGCTCAAGTTTTTTTTCAGCACTAAGCACAAGGGCTTCCCGCTCCAGGGCTGCTGACATGTCTTTAACTTTTTTCTCCTCGTCCTGGAGTTTTCCCTGGAGCTCGGTCAGTTTAGCCTTGAGGTCTTGTTGCATCACTTTGCCGGCACTGGAC
This window contains:
- a CDS encoding TolC family protein yields the protein MKKFQLWVQMSVCLILGFAVQGHCEPSYTLKQLCKVANDNAETIHIAREQTYIAEQDKKRAQSVLIPTASLYGSYLNYKNDDSYTPDVNTLGAKLTQSFTLNGKELIAYDVSKKNIEKAKFSEQAIRSDYIFQVAQAYIQALNLKRLVTVADAEVQRLNTYRDSVNEKLSVGSVTKTALYRAQAELSKAKTNQIVAGNNVQTAKANIVRLTGIEDTFSIPSGDTKAVDNFSITFDEIKAQALEERYEIKKAAKDVEIARRTIVYEKGEYWPRIELEGGYREKDIDYDTENSTRDGYDTEEAYVQAQLVFTLYDGGLRRAQVHQAAARLRQAEQSLSDEKKAVILESKQSFLEFNTAKSTLINLADEVKSAEENFNAVQMQFKYGMADSIDIMDANTLLVDAQRRISNARSSFYLSILKIIYTQGKILDYFLTEE
- a CDS encoding hotdog domain-containing protein, translated to MNIDTHQSIDNELCGMPVMVENGKSRVELTTTSRMAADESGLVHGGFIFGLADYAAMLAVNHPNVVLGGADVKFLKPVKVGESVYAQAEVTSEPGKKQMVSVTVQRGDEAVFKGEFSCFVLDKHVLG
- the aroL gene encoding shikimate kinase AroL gives rise to the protein MGPIFFIGYRCTGKTSTGKYLAELLNKRFLDTDLVLESTYETTIAQMVERHDWSYFRAKETETLMNLELQDAPVVATGGGIILAEENRLFLKEKGTVVYLYAPASVLTERIRNDAINTERRPDLTRDSLALETQNMLEIRNPLYQALAGISIDTEKYDPKAAALQIIAELGL
- the aroA gene encoding 3-phosphoshikimate 1-carboxyvinyltransferase translates to MKLVVPRKIQDQVVQIPGSKSISHRMLICAALADGTSDIYNVLDSQDISLTRKTLVCMGAQIESRENGGLSITGFGGRPRPWPDPIHLGNSGTSMRLLAGIAALGSSPYTLTGDERMCHRPMGELLDALGRIRIRAASQNSEGTPPVVIHGGDRTGGRTLLDCSRSSQYLSALLMAGAFFDQGLVIDLTGPAVSQPYIDLTLDVMNQFGVNAFQVSDTCYEVPGAQTYTAGTKSVEPDLSNAGYFWEAGAITGADIGVDNIGTSSLQGDLKQAYIFEKMGCTVKHDGRVLRVKGDALHAVDVDMSDTPDAVPAVAVTAAFAQGTTRITNIAHLRVKECDRIDAVCSQLAKMGIKAVQGPDFMEITGGTPHGAEIETFNDHRIAMAFAVAGLRVDGMKIENPVCVEKSFPTFWQLFESL
- a CDS encoding shikimate dehydrogenase, yielding MIDADTRLYCVFGNPARHSKGPVIHNAAFKNKQINAVYLAFEVQDAAGAVQAVRTLDIQGASVTIPFKESIMAHLDWIDPTARAIGAVNTIVNDDGVLKGYNTDCQAAVAPLIPFGIPGKTVCIVGAGGAARAVAHGIAAQNGDIIITNRTETKGQALAESVNARFVSADEMANIRADVVINTTSIGMTPQADKISFPQELLTAGMVVMDVVYTPLKTRLLETAEQKGCTTIDGLSMFIAQAAAQFELWTGIFPDTDLMRNIVINN
- the pheA gene encoding prephenate dehydratase produces the protein MTDRETQNQDKQKQKGDSTSALSPLRDEIDRIDVQILELINQRLEIGKKVGEIKKQEGSQVLDRTRERMVIERLFKLNPGPADESLIQYLFNVIITATREIQRPRTIGFLGPVASHSHIAALHYFNHCGQFVEQPGFFDIFNNLERKDLHFGIVPVENSIEGAVNSTLDLFAEFDIEITAEHYEPVSHDLLSISGDLKDVKTVYSHPQAIAQCKNWLKKHLPHAIVMETTSTSNAALLASKDEQIAAIASGKAAHFYNLLPVASKIQDRAGNITRFLVVGGDRPARTGNDKTSIMFATNHTPGALFRALSPVNRSGLNMVKLESRPTRHYNWSYHFFMDIEGHIQDEIVFQTIEQIRSQALYLKVLGSYPIFEKQETLE
- a CDS encoding hemolysin family protein, producing MTIEVTLLCICLFLSGFFSMSETALFSISRVKAFHISKDGSNSGRLILEMKEDSHTLLTTILIGNNLVNIGASSLATSLAISQFESNAVGIATGTMTLLILVFGEIFPKSFANHNNVVVARAVIYPVYWLSKILWPLIFVLNFIPKLHGMIDNSQDTVTEDELMTMVEVVEGEGEIKEEEMEYITNIFEFDDTYCSEIMTPRADMFVVDAAEGLDIPKVLKTGFSRIPVIEDTIDNIVGILHIKDLFSKYLEKNGCKTPPEGLDVKSIMKKPYFIPESKKLDSLLKAFKAKKSHMAVVVDEYGGVSGIVTLEDVVEEIFGEIADESDKNTPDIVQIKGNKWLVAGKTDIYHVNKELNLGIPESVNYDTVSGFFLELVERIPNPGESVRMNNWTFTVKDMDGNRIQSFIIKPADEA
- the lpxB gene encoding lipid-A-disaccharide synthase, which gives rise to MTERPRHVMILAGEPSGDFHGGALVGSLKQLCPGIRISGIGGKAMADQGADIFFPIDKLSAMGLVQVIRQLGTIKQAFCLVKRRLKTDPPDAVVLIDYPGFNLKTAGFIKQHYNIPICYYIAPKVWAWNAKRLDTIATVIDHVALIFPFEIPIYKSRKICSTYVGNPLVDEYPPSLPTLNTPNKEAQANDMVIGLLPGSRSAEIDKLLPVMLDSAAMLAKRDLRLRFLVSSGITQHENRIRQIVSDHPSSDLFRIITGRPKQIFDRADLLIAASGTVTLEAALNLVPTVIIYKMSGVAYRLARLLVKAKYIGLANLIVGSQVMPELIQDNANAETISETVSSMLPELEHHKQQLHQVRRRLGLPGAPKRTAAIVLNLIHKNEALKNVV
- the lpxI gene encoding UDP-2,3-diacylglucosamine diphosphatase LpxI (LpxI, functionally equivalent to LpxH, replaces it in LPS biosynthesis in a minority of bacteria.), with product MNDSEGNSCASNIGLIAGGGQFPLLFTQKARANGYKVIGVGFRSETDPELAQQTHRFEWLYLGQLNKLIRYFKSHGVTRALLMGSISKANIFKDIRPDFKALAFIAKTAGTHDDNVLSSFADLLEKHGITLVPSTFLLPELISPQGCWTKRKPDKAEKKDIQQGWKLAKAVGRLDIGQCLVISNGTVLAVEAIDGTDATIERGGRLSRGNGATVVKLSKPNQDLRFDLPSSGCTTIETMHRSGVTVLVLEAGKSLSFDREKMIALANQYNICITAVSGDEIHD